GGGAGTAAGACTTGTCCGAAACGGCGACACGGCGGCGCTGGCCACGGCGCCGGAACTTTCCGAACTGGCCAAAAAAGTTTCCGGCGAGGAGTTTAATTCCGATTTGAGCAAGGCTGCCCTGGAAACGCTTTCCATAATAATTTACAAAGGACGGGCGACGAGAGAAGAAGTGGATTACATCCGCGGAGTCAATTCTTCCTACATCTTAAGAAATTTGTCGTTAAGGGGTTTGGTGGACAAAGAAAATCAATCCGGCGGAGGAGAGAATACCTCCGGTTTGCGCGTTTCCGTTTATAAACCGTCGATGTTTCTTTTAAGACACCTTGGATTGAACAATCCGCAAGAGCTGCCGGATTACGAAACGGGCAATAAAAAATTGAATGAGTTAAGAGACACCAAGGACTCACCTTAAAATGCATATCAAGGAGAGTCCTTGGTGGTCAGTGTTTTATATGGCTTAACTTAAGTTGTTCACATCATTACATTACGGCCGTTTTTTGGTATGATTAAGCAAAGCGGGGCGCGCCCGCCTACTGCTCCAATGGCTTTAAATATTTTAAAAATTTTCGGTTTGTCGGCTTTTTCGTTCTTGATAGGCATGGCCGTTACGCCGCTTCTGACCCATTATCTTTACAAATACAAAATGTGGAAGAAGTCGGTCAGGACCAAAACTTTTTCCGGCGACGCGGCGGTCATCACCAGCGAGCTGTACAAAGACAAAGACGTCGGCACGCCGCGCATGGGCGGAGTTTTAATCTGGGGCAGCGCCCTTTTAATAACGATTTTGTTTTACGGCCTGTCAAAACTTTCTCCTCTTGAACTCAATCAAAAACTCAATTTCTTAAGCCGCAACCAGACCTGGATTCCCATATTCGGGCTTATCGCCGGTTCTCTGCTCGGCCTGGCTGACGATTTGCTGGTGGTGTTCGGCAAAGGCAAATACAACGGCGGGGGAATCAGTTTCTCCAAGAGGATAGGTATGGTTTTTATTATAGGCTTGGCCGGAGCGCTCTGGTTTTATTATAAACTGGGAATGAGCGGGATTCATATTCCTTTCGTCGGAGAATTCGTTCTTGGTTTGTTTTTTATCCCGTTTTTTATTTTTGTCATGGTGGCGATTTTTACCGGCGGAGTGATAGACGGCCTGGATGGTTTGTCCGGAGGAATTTTTGCCGCCATCTTCGCGGCGTACGGCGGCATTGCTTACTTTCAAAACCAGCTTGATTTGGCCGCTTTTTGCGGAATCATCATGGGCGGGATTCTGGCTTTCCTTTGGTTTAATATTCCGCCGGCCCGATTTTATATGGGAGAAACCGGAATCCTCGGACTGACCACGGCGTTAGTGGCGGTGGCGTTTCTGACGGACACGGTGGTGGTTTTGCCCATCATCGCTTTTCCACTTATTGCCGCGTCCGGCTCTTCCATTATTCAGATATTATCTAAAAGATTTTTCGGTCGGAAAGTTTTTCTGGCCGCTCCCATTCACCATCACTTCCAGGCCAAAGGCTGGCCGGCCTACAAAGTGGTGATGAGATTCTGGATTATAAGCGTAATTTTGGCGATGGCTGGTATGGTGGTGGCTTTGTGGGGCAAAGCGTAGCTAAGTTTAATTTAAAAACGCGCATGTCCAAATACTCGCTGATAATTAAAAACGGCACCGTCTTTGACGGCAAGGGGAACAAACCGGTTCTCGCCGATGTGGGCGTATCGGGCGATGAGATAAAAAAAATAGGCGATTTGCGAAACGAACCGGCGCAAAACATCGTGGACGCTTCCGGTAAATACGTGACACCCGGGTTTATAGACATTACCGGCCATTCCGACACCCATTGGACGCTTTTTTCCTCGCCTTTTCAAAGAAGCCTTATAGCGCAGGGAGTCACCACCGTTTTTGGCGGCAATTGCGGTACCTCGCTGGCCCCGTTTTTGGGCGAATCTTCGGCTAAGGAAATATCAAGATGGGTGGATGTTTCAAAGCTCAACTTCAACTGGCGTTCCATGGGAGAATTTCTAACGGAGATGGAGAAAAGAAGAATTGGAATAAATTTTGGAACGTTCGTTGGTCTTAATACCATAAGAAGAGCGGTGATGGAAGAAAATCAAAGAACGGCCAAAATAAAACTGCTGCTGAAAAATTCTTTAAAGGAAGGCGCTTTTGGCGTAAGCACCAACTTCGGCCTGTCCGAATTAAGCTATATGAACGACTCCGATATCGTCGAAATATTAAAGGCCGCTGAAGGGCAATCAATTTTGGTAAAACATCATCTTGAAGACGAAGGAGAAAACATACTGCCGGCCATATCCAGGCTTATCGGAACGTCCAGGGCCGCCAAATGCGCGCTGCATATCTCTCACTTTAAATCTTTAGGGAGAAGCTCCTGGGACGCGTTTTCCGGCGCGCTCGCGTTTATCAACAACGCCCGAGCAAGCGGCATTAAAATAACTTACGACTTTTTCCCCTACAGCAAAACCGGCTCAAGCTTGCTAATGCTTTTACCGATGTGGTTCAGAAAATACTCTCGGGACGAAGCGCTCTCCATACTTTCTTCTAAAACCGACAAGCGCCGCGATGACCTTAAAAATTCTTTAAAGCGAATGACGCTGCATTACGACAAAATCATCGTAGCCACGGCCGTAGCCGGCATTGAGTGCGCCGGAAAAACGATGGAAAGACTGGCCGTCGACTCCGGTCAAAGCGGAGAGGAGACGATTCTGACT
The DNA window shown above is from Candidatus Paceibacter sp. and carries:
- a CDS encoding amidohydrolase family protein, which gives rise to MSKYSLIIKNGTVFDGKGNKPVLADVGVSGDEIKKIGDLRNEPAQNIVDASGKYVTPGFIDITGHSDTHWTLFSSPFQRSLIAQGVTTVFGGNCGTSLAPFLGESSAKEISRWVDVSKLNFNWRSMGEFLTEMEKRRIGINFGTFVGLNTIRRAVMEENQRTAKIKLLLKNSLKEGAFGVSTNFGLSELSYMNDSDIVEILKAAEGQSILVKHHLEDEGENILPAISRLIGTSRAAKCALHISHFKSLGRSSWDAFSGALAFINNARASGIKITYDFFPYSKTGSSLLMLLPMWFRKYSRDEALSILSSKTDKRRDDLKNSLKRMTLHYDKIIVATAVAGIECAGKTMERLAVDSGQSGEETILTLLSANDLRVSIFNEVIAERNVDAVAADPYSVISSDGVGYDFSKLDLNDLPHPRSFGAFPKFLDMFVKKKKILSWEQALCKMSGQPAEIVGLKDRGALENGKKADIVVFDPETVADEATYDYPYKYPRGISEVFVNGEAVITAGKFTNNLSGKAIKRQ
- a CDS encoding SMC-Scp complex subunit ScpB: MGNELEKKIEAVLFLKGEPASAKWLAKIIGATEEDIFAALEKLAVDLANRGVRLVRNGDTAALATAPELSELAKKVSGEEFNSDLSKAALETLSIIIYKGRATREEVDYIRGVNSSYILRNLSLRGLVDKENQSGGGENTSGLRVSVYKPSMFLLRHLGLNNPQELPDYETGNKKLNELRDTKDSP